From Topomyia yanbarensis strain Yona2022 chromosome 1, ASM3024719v1, whole genome shotgun sequence, one genomic window encodes:
- the LOC131676909 gene encoding alpha-2-macroglobulin receptor-associated protein, which produces MLHLRLLLMTLLSIHLTLDLVSAVKASDKYSKKANTLPDSEIYEPDFRNIQRPFRMAKLNLVWSKAQHRLTEPKLKSLYTELKIHDKEEITWKQLNSQHKDKEGLKEAELRKKLIGIMSTYGLLEHFDETQDPEKYKHYKAYSGKVDSYKNKSLFKDKKLNKLWEKAETSGFTKEELDALKEEFEHHQEKIDVYYNLLEQLGDDDGKSGNVHENAVNEEEHDRFNEIATAEEDSNDVRAQQSGESKQNAFLHKSNQLRDKHREIRDNFDRLDRIASKGPNSQDFIEPKVQGLWRVALASNFTANELASLKVELLHYESRLLKLRHMHAEHALSMEKHKQAKHGDKADTHKMMEENIKKQTRKVEKIQEEVEKRIFKHSEL; this is translated from the exons ATGTTGCATTTAAGACTACTGTTGATGACGCTTTTGTCCATCCATCTAACTCTTGATCTTGTTAGCGCCGTGAAGGCGTCCGACAAATACTCCAAGAAAGCCAACACTCTGCCAGACTCGGAAATATACGAGCCGGACTTCCGAAACATTCAGCGCCCATTCCGAATGGCTAAACTCAACCTGGTTTGGTCGAAGGCTCAGCAT CGCCTCACGGAGCCGAAGCTGAAATCCCTGTACACGGAACTGAAAATTCATGATAAAGAAGAAATCACCTGGAAACAGCTCAACTCCCAGCATAAGGATAAGGAAGGGCTTAAAGAGGCGGAATTGCGAAAAAAGTTAATTGGAATCATGAGCACCTACGGTTTGCTGGAGCACTTTGACGAGACCCAGGACCCGGAAAAATACAAACACTACAAAGCGTACTCCGGCAAAGTGGACAGCTATAAGAACAAGAGTCTGTTTAAAgataaaaaactaaacaagcTATGGGAAAAGGCAGAGACTTCGGGCTTCACAAAAGAGGAACTGGATGCGCTCAAGGAAGAGTTCGAGCACCACCAGGAAAAGATTGATGTGTACTACAATCTGCTGGAACAGctgggcgatgacgacggtaAAAGTGGTAATGTCCACGAGAATGCAGTGAATGAGGAGGAACATGACCGGTTCAATGAGATTGCCACGGCTGAGGAGGATAGCAACGATGTTAGGGCGCAGCAGAGTGGCGAGAGCAAGCAGAATGCGTTTCTGCACAAATCCAACCAGCTGCGAGATAAACATCGAGAAATCCGGGACAATTTCGATCGATTGGACAGGATAGCTTCGAAAGGACCAAACAGTCAGGATTTCATCGAACCGAAAGTGCAGGGACTGTGGCGGGTGGCACTGGCTTCCAACTTTACGGCCAATGAGCTGGCTTCGCTGAAGGTGGAACTGCTGCACTACGAGAGCCGGCTGCTGAAGCTGCGACATATGCACGCGGAGCACGCGCTTAGTATGGAGAAGCACAAACAAGCCAAACATGGCGATAAGGCCGACACGCACAAGATGATGGAGGAGAATATCAAGAAGCAGACGAGGAAGGTGGAGAAGATTCAGGAGGAGGTGGAGAAGCGTATCTTTAAGCATTCAGAACTGTAA